The following coding sequences lie in one Synechococcus sp. CC9902 genomic window:
- a CDS encoding 3'-5' exonuclease, which translates to MADQLDLLGGLQPTVRASAPESNPRATAPTSPLEDSQAEESESQAPSPESVVPRTLLILDTETTGLEPENHCCVEVGAILFDVQSRAVLAQQSFLLPAETNAAEPINRIPAAVTRLPQPWKQALLWFQNLLDAADVLVAHNAAFDRQWFGRGELPTVTQPWLCSMEDMRWPADRQLRSRPSVRDLALAYGVPVWAAHRALTDCIYLAEVFARCDDLEQLLLQGLEPRKLVRAKVSYDDRQLARDAGFRWNDPIKGAWARRMSAREIQELSFPVVPVDLEAGDSKT; encoded by the coding sequence ATGGCTGATCAACTGGATCTGCTGGGTGGATTGCAACCCACAGTGCGCGCAAGTGCGCCCGAATCAAACCCGCGTGCAACCGCACCGACTTCTCCACTTGAGGACAGCCAGGCTGAGGAGAGCGAATCCCAAGCACCGTCACCAGAGAGCGTCGTCCCGAGGACGCTGTTAATCCTCGATACGGAAACCACCGGCTTGGAGCCTGAAAACCATTGTTGCGTCGAGGTGGGCGCCATTTTGTTTGATGTGCAATCCAGGGCTGTCTTGGCGCAGCAGTCCTTTTTGTTGCCAGCCGAGACCAATGCCGCCGAGCCGATTAACCGCATCCCAGCCGCGGTGACCCGCCTTCCGCAGCCTTGGAAACAAGCGCTTCTTTGGTTCCAAAACCTTTTAGATGCTGCTGATGTTTTGGTGGCGCACAATGCTGCCTTCGATCGCCAATGGTTCGGGCGAGGCGAGTTACCGACGGTGACCCAGCCCTGGTTGTGTTCCATGGAGGACATGCGCTGGCCAGCTGATCGGCAATTGCGTTCACGGCCTTCGGTGCGAGATCTCGCGTTGGCCTACGGGGTTCCCGTGTGGGCGGCCCATCGGGCTCTCACCGATTGCATTTACTTGGCGGAAGTGTTTGCCCGTTGTGACGACCTGGAACAGCTCTTGCTCCAAGGCTTAGAGCCACGGAAATTGGTACGCGCCAAGGTGTCGTACGACGACCGCCAGCTCGCCCGTGATGCGGGCTTCCGCTGGAATGACCCGATCAAAGGGGCCTGGGCTCGACGGATGAGCGCTCGGGAGATCCAAGAGCTGTCGTTCCCCGTTGTGCCTGTGGATTTGGAGGCCGGAGACAGCAAAACCTGA
- a CDS encoding peroxiredoxin → MGLGIGDRLPNFSVEDQNGDQRSSESVQGRWLVLFFYPKDDTPGCTAEACSFRDNSSNFAALNAEVWGVSGDDAVSHRRFAERHSLSFPLLCDRNNALRRQMGVPKALGMLPGRVTYVVDTTGVIRHTFSNLLDGPAHVREAERVLKELQS, encoded by the coding sequence ATGGGCCTCGGCATCGGTGATCGCTTACCCAACTTCAGTGTTGAGGATCAAAACGGAGATCAACGCTCCTCCGAATCCGTGCAAGGCCGCTGGCTGGTGCTCTTTTTCTATCCCAAGGACGACACGCCAGGTTGCACGGCAGAAGCCTGTAGTTTCCGGGACAACAGCAGCAATTTTGCGGCGCTGAACGCCGAAGTCTGGGGTGTCAGTGGAGACGATGCAGTGAGTCATCGTCGTTTTGCCGAACGCCACTCCCTGTCGTTCCCTCTTCTGTGCGACCGGAACAACGCCCTCCGACGCCAGATGGGTGTGCCCAAGGCCTTAGGAATGCTGCCCGGACGGGTGACCTATGTGGTGGACACAACGGGGGTGATTCGCCACACGTTCAGCAATCTCCTGGACGGCCCTGCCCATGTTCGAGAAGCCGAACGTGTCCTCAAGGAATTGCAGTCCTGA
- a CDS encoding DUF1350 family protein, whose product MQSWRQQGSIWQLRPRQPQGLIEFIGGSYLAATPQVSYRRILEDLCDAGLAIHAWAYVPGFDHQSQAKEAWMAFRQSRRQLEDRCGVLTAPLRLGHSLGCKLHLLAPDGGRGSHGLVALSFNNFQADRSIPLLGELAPRLGVETEFSPSPQETLRLITRHYIQERNLVVRFGRDELDQSDDLLEALKKRSTDNTEVLQLPGDHLTPASAGLRRSLLGAWADDPKRVEVIRRLTQTIGEWAC is encoded by the coding sequence ATGCAAAGTTGGCGACAGCAAGGAAGCATCTGGCAACTCCGGCCGAGGCAGCCCCAGGGACTGATTGAGTTCATTGGTGGCAGTTACCTCGCGGCCACGCCGCAGGTGAGCTACCGACGCATTCTCGAAGATCTTTGCGACGCAGGCCTTGCGATCCATGCTTGGGCCTATGTGCCTGGCTTTGATCACCAAAGCCAGGCGAAGGAGGCCTGGATGGCCTTCCGTCAGTCGCGGCGACAATTAGAGGATCGCTGTGGAGTGCTCACCGCTCCTCTGCGTTTGGGACACAGCCTTGGATGCAAGCTGCATCTCCTCGCCCCAGATGGAGGCCGTGGCAGCCATGGCCTGGTGGCCCTGAGCTTCAACAATTTCCAGGCAGATCGATCGATCCCGCTTCTTGGTGAACTTGCACCAAGGCTTGGGGTCGAAACGGAATTCAGTCCGAGCCCGCAAGAAACCCTTCGGCTGATCACCCGTCACTACATCCAAGAGCGCAATCTCGTGGTGCGGTTCGGTCGCGACGAGCTCGACCAAAGCGATGACCTCCTTGAAGCTCTAAAAAAGCGCAGCACCGACAACACCGAAGTGTTGCAGTTGCCCGGCGATCACCTCACGCCGGCCAGTGCCGGATTACGCCGGAGCCTGCTTGGCGCATGGGCGGATGACCCAAAACGGGTCGAGGTGATCCGCCGCCTCACGCAAACCATTGGCGAGTGGGCTTGTTAG
- the acs gene encoding acetate--CoA ligase: MDLLLTLSDKRLVQPSLTNTNTSIESVLQEQRVFEPPASFSAEASISSLEAYRAMADAAKADPDSFWGDAARRELHWFEPFHTVLDWSDAPFARWFEGGTTNLSFNCLDRHLEGPTADKTALIWEGEPGDVRRFTYRELHAEVCKAANALKAMGLGKGDLVALYMPMIPEAAIAMLACARIGAPHSVVFGGFSAEALRDRLIDGEVKAVITADGGFRKDKPVSLKPAVDAALADGACPTVHSVLVVQRTKQDVTMVEGRDQWWHDLVSGQSDACVAEPMASEDRLFVLYTSGSTGKPKGVVHTTAGYNLWAHLTFQWIFDCRDDDVFWCTADVGWITGHSYIVYGPLSNGATTVMYEGAPRPSKPGAFWELIQKHGITIFYTAPTAIRAFMKGGRSVPDQFDMSSLRLLGTVGEPINPEAWMWYRDVIGGNRCPIVDTWWQTETGGVMISPLPGATPTKPGSATLPLPGIQADIIDAEGNSCGDDEGGYLAVRAPWPGMMRTVHGNPQRFRESYWEHIRPADGSYLYFAGDGARRDADGYFWVMGRVDDVINVSGHRLGTMEIESALVSHPAVAEAAVVGRPDDLKGEGIVAFVTLETGREGTAELQAELRKHVGTEIGPIARPDEIRCSDALPKTRSGKIMRRILRALAAGEEVTGDTSTLEDRSVLDRLRA, translated from the coding sequence ATGGATCTGCTCCTTACCCTGAGCGATAAGCGCCTCGTTCAGCCTTCCTTGACGAACACCAACACATCGATCGAAAGCGTGCTGCAGGAGCAGCGTGTGTTCGAACCTCCCGCGAGCTTTTCTGCAGAGGCTTCGATTAGCAGCCTTGAGGCTTACAGGGCCATGGCCGATGCGGCGAAGGCTGATCCGGACAGCTTTTGGGGAGACGCCGCCCGTCGCGAACTGCATTGGTTTGAGCCATTTCATACAGTTCTGGATTGGAGCGATGCCCCCTTCGCCCGCTGGTTTGAGGGGGGCACCACCAACTTGTCGTTCAACTGCCTCGATCGGCATCTTGAGGGCCCTACGGCCGACAAGACAGCGCTGATCTGGGAGGGAGAGCCTGGTGATGTGCGTCGCTTCACCTATCGCGAACTGCATGCCGAGGTCTGTAAGGCTGCCAATGCCCTGAAGGCCATGGGCCTCGGCAAGGGCGACTTGGTGGCGCTTTACATGCCGATGATCCCGGAAGCGGCGATTGCGATGCTCGCTTGTGCCCGTATTGGGGCGCCCCATTCCGTGGTGTTTGGAGGCTTCTCGGCCGAAGCGTTGCGGGATCGGTTGATTGATGGCGAGGTGAAGGCGGTGATCACCGCCGATGGCGGCTTCCGAAAAGACAAACCTGTTTCGCTGAAGCCAGCCGTCGATGCTGCCCTGGCCGATGGGGCCTGCCCAACCGTTCACTCCGTGTTGGTGGTTCAGCGCACCAAGCAGGACGTGACGATGGTCGAGGGGCGCGACCAGTGGTGGCATGACTTGGTGTCGGGCCAAAGCGACGCCTGTGTGGCTGAACCGATGGCAAGTGAAGACCGCTTATTTGTTCTCTACACCTCTGGTTCCACAGGAAAACCCAAGGGTGTGGTGCACACCACGGCTGGATACAACCTTTGGGCGCATCTCACCTTCCAATGGATTTTTGATTGTCGCGACGACGACGTGTTTTGGTGCACAGCCGATGTGGGCTGGATTACAGGGCACAGCTACATCGTTTACGGCCCCCTTTCCAATGGAGCTACAACGGTGATGTATGAGGGCGCCCCACGTCCCTCGAAACCAGGGGCGTTCTGGGAGTTGATTCAGAAGCACGGCATCACGATCTTTTACACCGCACCAACGGCGATTCGGGCCTTTATGAAGGGCGGACGTTCGGTGCCCGATCAGTTCGATATGTCCAGTCTTCGTTTACTGGGCACTGTCGGGGAGCCGATCAATCCAGAAGCTTGGATGTGGTATCGCGACGTGATTGGTGGAAACCGTTGTCCGATCGTCGATACCTGGTGGCAAACCGAAACCGGTGGAGTGATGATCAGCCCCTTGCCTGGGGCAACGCCAACCAAACCAGGTTCAGCGACCTTGCCCTTGCCTGGAATTCAGGCCGACATCATTGATGCTGAGGGCAACAGTTGTGGCGATGACGAAGGGGGCTATCTCGCGGTGCGTGCTCCTTGGCCGGGAATGATGCGCACGGTGCATGGCAACCCCCAGCGTTTCCGGGAGAGTTATTGGGAGCACATCCGTCCAGCGGATGGCTCCTATCTTTATTTCGCTGGCGATGGCGCTCGCCGCGATGCCGACGGCTACTTCTGGGTGATGGGACGGGTTGATGACGTCATCAATGTGTCCGGACATCGCCTGGGCACGATGGAAATCGAATCAGCTCTTGTAAGCCATCCCGCCGTTGCAGAAGCTGCGGTCGTGGGGCGTCCAGATGATCTCAAGGGGGAAGGCATCGTCGCCTTCGTCACCTTGGAAACGGGTCGGGAAGGCACCGCTGAACTCCAAGCTGAATTGCGGAAGCATGTCGGTACAGAGATCGGACCGATTGCCCGTCCCGATGAAATCCGCTGCAGTGATGCGCTTCCAAAAACCCGCAGTGGAAAAATCATGCGACGGATTCTGCGTGCTCTCGCCGCTGGCGAAGAGGTCACCGGAGACACCAGCACCCTCGAAGATCGCTCCGTGCTCGATCGTCTACGGGCTTAA
- a CDS encoding HAD family hydrolase: MTHPPVACLFDLDGLLLDTEPFHGMGWRQAAAQFGGELSDEQLLQLRGRRRRDCAQQVDDWLPTPIGIDTLLAVQQPIVRALLPQAPAMPGAEGLVQHCCDHGIKTALVTSSSREAVAFKTSHHPWVESIKERIYGDDPQLAAGKPDPAPYLLAAKRLNVNPSECWAFEDSNAGMQSAEAAGCRVWVLSSDSQKDPLTRNPCRVESLEVVLNQLVNTSG; this comes from the coding sequence ATGACGCATCCACCGGTGGCCTGTTTGTTTGATTTGGATGGGCTCCTGCTCGACACGGAGCCGTTCCATGGGATGGGCTGGCGTCAGGCCGCGGCCCAATTCGGTGGCGAACTGAGCGACGAACAATTACTGCAGCTCAGAGGGCGTCGACGCAGGGACTGCGCTCAGCAAGTGGACGATTGGCTTCCAACCCCAATTGGAATTGACACTCTGCTGGCGGTTCAACAACCAATTGTTCGAGCATTGCTCCCACAGGCCCCCGCGATGCCGGGGGCAGAAGGGTTGGTGCAGCACTGCTGCGATCACGGCATCAAAACAGCGCTCGTCACCAGCAGCAGTCGTGAGGCGGTGGCCTTTAAAACCAGCCACCACCCTTGGGTTGAATCGATCAAAGAACGCATTTATGGCGATGATCCGCAGTTGGCAGCCGGAAAACCAGATCCAGCGCCGTATTTGCTGGCGGCCAAACGACTCAATGTGAATCCAAGCGAATGCTGGGCCTTTGAAGATTCAAACGCAGGAATGCAATCTGCCGAAGCCGCAGGATGCCGCGTTTGGGTTTTATCGAGTGACTCTCAAAAAGACCCTCTCACTCGAAACCCCTGCCGGGTTGAAAGTCTTGAGGTTGTCTTGAATCAGCTCGTTAATACAAGCGGCTAA
- the sds gene encoding solanesyl diphosphate synthase has product MITVTELLQPVETDLETLLGDLRNLIGAGHPILQAAAEHLFSAGGKRIRPGIVLLISRALAADGELTPRHRRLAEITEMIHTASLVHDDVVDEASTRRGVDTVHSRFDARVAVLAGDFLFAQASWHLANLDDLDVVKLLSRVIMDLADGEVKQGLYRFDTSQSFETYFEKSYCKTASLIANSSRAAGVLSECNPQELDSLYQFGRQLGLAFQVVDDILDFTGSDQQLGKPAASDLATGYLTAPTFYALEENPELGALIDREFSEAGDLEQALELVRSSQAIPRTRELAEKFARESRESIAWMADSPSKRALLELPDFVLSRLY; this is encoded by the coding sequence ATGATCACCGTCACCGAGCTGCTGCAACCGGTTGAGACCGATCTCGAGACTTTGCTCGGCGATTTGCGCAATTTGATTGGTGCGGGGCATCCCATCCTTCAAGCTGCGGCGGAACATTTGTTCAGCGCTGGCGGTAAACGCATCCGCCCCGGCATTGTTTTATTGATCTCGAGAGCCCTCGCCGCTGATGGAGAGCTCACACCGCGCCATCGGCGTTTGGCAGAGATTACCGAGATGATCCACACCGCATCGTTGGTTCACGATGACGTGGTGGATGAAGCATCGACCCGTCGAGGTGTCGACACCGTTCACAGCCGATTCGATGCCCGCGTTGCTGTTCTTGCTGGTGATTTTCTTTTTGCACAGGCGAGTTGGCACCTTGCCAATCTTGATGATCTCGATGTCGTCAAATTATTGAGCCGAGTGATCATGGATCTCGCTGATGGCGAGGTCAAACAAGGCCTTTATCGATTCGATACGTCCCAGAGTTTTGAGACGTATTTTGAAAAAAGTTACTGCAAAACAGCTTCTTTAATCGCGAACAGTTCCAGGGCCGCTGGTGTTTTGAGTGAGTGCAATCCACAAGAATTAGATTCTCTTTATCAATTCGGTCGCCAATTGGGTCTGGCCTTTCAAGTTGTCGACGACATTCTTGATTTCACTGGTAGCGACCAGCAGTTGGGTAAGCCAGCTGCCAGCGATTTAGCGACTGGCTATTTAACAGCACCCACCTTTTACGCACTGGAAGAAAATCCTGAGCTGGGAGCGTTGATCGATCGTGAATTCAGCGAAGCTGGCGATCTTGAACAAGCTCTCGAACTAGTCCGTTCATCCCAAGCCATTCCTCGGACCCGTGAATTGGCTGAGAAATTTGCCCGTGAGTCCCGCGAATCAATTGCTTGGATGGCTGATTCACCCTCGAAGCGGGCTCTGCTCGAGCTGCCTGATTTTGTCCTTAGCCGCTTGTATTAA
- the murI gene encoding glutamate racemase — MTPLLGFFDSGIGGLTVLRQVLERHGPVQCIYLGDTARVPYGSRSAPEIRLIAAEVVAWLRDQQVSTVVMACNTTNALARDVAEGQAGGPVIGLIGAAAAMVQTSRVGVLATPATVASEAYRSSIEALHPGTLVVEQACPEFVPLIESGDLSSDELRRTAKEYLQPLLKASVESIVLGCTHYPLLEPVLRQLLPDSVQLIDPAVGVARQLDSVLGAPKPSVGEGLHLDDCRFCVTADPDGFATRATPWLGERPRVQLEVLRS; from the coding sequence ATGACACCGCTTCTGGGGTTTTTCGACAGCGGCATCGGTGGCCTCACGGTGCTTCGCCAGGTGTTGGAACGTCACGGCCCGGTTCAGTGCATTTATTTGGGTGACACGGCCCGTGTCCCTTACGGCAGCCGTTCGGCCCCTGAAATTCGCTTGATTGCGGCGGAGGTGGTGGCTTGGTTGCGCGATCAACAGGTCTCCACCGTGGTGATGGCGTGCAACACCACCAATGCCTTGGCCCGTGATGTGGCCGAGGGGCAGGCAGGGGGGCCGGTGATTGGCTTGATCGGTGCGGCGGCGGCCATGGTTCAAACCTCTCGGGTCGGCGTCTTGGCGACGCCAGCAACGGTTGCGTCCGAGGCCTATCGCTCCAGCATTGAAGCGCTTCATCCCGGCACCCTGGTGGTTGAACAGGCTTGTCCAGAGTTTGTGCCCCTGATTGAGTCCGGCGACTTGAGCAGCGATGAGCTTCGCCGTACAGCAAAGGAGTACTTGCAGCCCTTGCTGAAAGCCTCGGTGGAGTCGATCGTGCTGGGCTGCACCCACTATCCGTTGTTGGAGCCAGTGCTGCGCCAGTTACTACCGGATTCAGTCCAGTTGATTGATCCAGCTGTCGGTGTGGCGCGTCAGCTGGACTCGGTTCTCGGAGCTCCGAAACCATCCGTTGGGGAAGGGCTTCATCTCGATGATTGCCGTTTCTGTGTCACGGCTGATCCGGATGGGTTCGCGACGCGGGCTACTCCCTGGCTCGGAGAACGTCCACGCGTCCAGCTTGAAGTGCTGCGATCCTGA
- a CDS encoding N-acetylmuramoyl-L-alanine amidase, with the protein MVAARSRRMAWLLAAVLQCPGLLAAMPAQAASALAAWAMTDQGVLQLRTSRNAQLKAFFQAAGDGRGTRVWIDFPGELRFPRRLAGRGAVKEIRIGKPRTGATRLVVEFRSDVDLNPEDLRLRGTAPDRWEMAFVGLPIRGLNDMGEGDLTGRATAWQTSPRFAPSRTPVDPSGLPTVPKNRYRVVIDPGHGGPDPGAIGIRGLRESDVVLDVSLQVAALLRARGVDVRLTRTSEIDVDLPPRVSLANRFGATAFISIHANALSMRRPDVNGIETFYFSDPRSGRLATYLQQQMMDVSPGTPNRGVRRGRFFVIRRTTMPSALVEMGFVTGAIDSPRLALADHRRRLALAIAAGTLNYLKQEVR; encoded by the coding sequence ATGGTTGCGGCGCGTTCACGCCGAATGGCCTGGCTGCTTGCTGCCGTGTTGCAGTGTCCAGGCCTATTGGCTGCCATGCCCGCTCAGGCGGCGAGTGCACTGGCGGCTTGGGCGATGACGGATCAAGGCGTCTTGCAGCTGCGTACGAGTCGTAATGCCCAGCTCAAAGCCTTTTTTCAGGCCGCAGGTGATGGCCGTGGAACCCGGGTCTGGATCGACTTCCCCGGTGAATTGCGCTTTCCCCGCCGTCTGGCTGGCAGGGGGGCGGTGAAGGAAATCCGCATCGGTAAGCCGCGGACTGGGGCAACCCGGCTCGTGGTGGAGTTTCGCTCCGATGTGGATCTGAATCCAGAGGATTTGCGGCTTCGGGGGACGGCACCGGATCGATGGGAAATGGCCTTTGTTGGCTTACCCATCCGGGGGCTTAACGACATGGGAGAAGGAGATCTCACGGGACGGGCGACGGCCTGGCAAACCTCCCCCCGGTTCGCACCATCGCGAACCCCCGTCGACCCCTCGGGCCTTCCAACCGTTCCAAAAAATCGCTATCGGGTCGTGATCGATCCCGGCCATGGCGGCCCTGATCCTGGGGCTATCGGAATTCGTGGGCTTCGCGAATCCGATGTGGTGCTGGATGTATCGCTGCAGGTTGCCGCTTTGCTGAGGGCCCGAGGTGTGGATGTTCGGCTCACGCGCACCAGTGAGATCGATGTGGATTTACCGCCGCGGGTGTCCTTGGCCAATCGATTCGGGGCCACAGCTTTCATCAGCATTCATGCCAATGCCTTGAGCATGAGACGGCCGGATGTGAATGGGATTGAAACCTTCTACTTCTCGGATCCACGCTCGGGACGTCTGGCGACCTACCTGCAGCAACAAATGATGGATGTGTCGCCGGGCACCCCCAATCGCGGCGTACGGCGGGGCCGATTTTTTGTGATTCGTCGAACCACCATGCCGTCGGCCTTGGTGGAAATGGGATTTGTCACCGGGGCCATTGATTCACCGCGTCTCGCCCTCGCCGATCATCGTCGCCGCTTGGCCTTAGCGATTGCGGCGGGCACCTTGAACTATCTCAAGCAGGAGGTGCGATGA
- a CDS encoding carbon-nitrogen hydrolase family protein, which produces MSDFLAAAIQLTSGQDPELNFNAAEEQIDLAVRRGAELIGLPENFAFMGDDSRRLEMASALSEQCSRFLVTMARRYQVALLGGGFPVPAGDGAQTLNRSELVDRDGQLLARYDKIHLFDVDLPDGNTYRESATIKSGQAPPPVVEIPGLCRVGLSICYDVRFPELYRYLVASGADLLMIPAAFTAFTGKDHWDVLLQARAIENTAYVLAPAQTGVHYGRRQSHGHAMVIDPWGTVLADAGVQTGAAIAPVNTDHLSRVRNQMPSLRHRKPALF; this is translated from the coding sequence GTGAGCGATTTTCTGGCTGCTGCCATTCAGCTCACCAGTGGTCAGGACCCCGAGTTGAATTTCAACGCCGCCGAGGAGCAGATCGACCTGGCGGTTCGGCGTGGGGCAGAGCTCATTGGCCTCCCGGAAAACTTTGCCTTCATGGGCGACGATTCCCGTCGATTGGAGATGGCTTCAGCTCTGTCTGAACAGTGCAGCCGCTTCTTGGTGACGATGGCGCGGCGATATCAAGTGGCCCTGCTCGGTGGTGGATTTCCTGTTCCTGCTGGAGATGGTGCCCAAACTTTGAACCGTTCGGAGTTGGTGGATCGCGATGGCCAGCTCCTGGCCCGATACGACAAAATTCACTTGTTTGATGTTGATCTGCCCGACGGCAATACCTATCGGGAATCAGCAACGATCAAATCCGGACAGGCGCCACCGCCAGTGGTGGAGATCCCAGGTTTGTGTCGGGTGGGGCTGTCTATTTGTTACGACGTGCGCTTCCCTGAGCTGTATCGATATCTCGTGGCGTCCGGGGCAGACTTGTTGATGATTCCCGCCGCATTCACAGCCTTCACTGGAAAAGATCATTGGGATGTTCTGCTCCAGGCTCGTGCCATTGAAAACACCGCCTATGTGCTCGCTCCCGCGCAAACGGGTGTTCACTACGGCCGTCGTCAGTCCCATGGCCACGCGATGGTGATCGACCCTTGGGGAACGGTCTTGGCCGACGCTGGTGTTCAGACCGGTGCGGCGATTGCCCCTGTGAACACCGACCATCTCAGCCGTGTTCGTAACCAGATGCCGAGCCTGCGTCACCGCAAGCCCGCCCTGTTCTGA
- a CDS encoding 2-phosphosulfolactate phosphatase family protein — MQISYFHVPAEMPQSVRPSAAVVIDVLRATTTIAWALHNGAEAIQAFADVDALHTAAAAWPADARLLVGERGGQKLEGFDLGNSPVTVGPETVAGKRLFMSTTNGTRALDRVRDVPLLMTAALPNREAVAQRLHQHKPDTLAIVGSGWEGSYSLEDSLAAGALVHRLLELDSAANAAANDEATAALALWKQWMHDPEACLRTATHGQRLIRIGNHDADFQCCAGLDQLSTVPTQGEPGVLKAA; from the coding sequence ATGCAGATTTCTTACTTCCATGTGCCAGCTGAGATGCCGCAGAGCGTTCGTCCCAGTGCTGCTGTGGTGATTGATGTGTTGCGTGCCACCACCACCATCGCTTGGGCGCTCCATAACGGCGCCGAGGCCATTCAAGCCTTCGCTGATGTCGACGCTTTGCATACTGCGGCCGCGGCCTGGCCAGCGGACGCACGCCTGTTGGTGGGGGAGCGAGGTGGTCAGAAATTGGAGGGGTTTGATTTGGGTAACTCCCCGGTGACCGTGGGCCCTGAAACCGTCGCTGGTAAACGCCTGTTCATGAGCACCACCAATGGAACCCGTGCCCTTGATCGGGTTCGTGATGTTCCCCTACTGATGACGGCCGCATTGCCCAACCGTGAAGCGGTGGCCCAGCGCTTGCATCAGCACAAGCCCGACACGCTTGCCATCGTTGGCAGCGGTTGGGAAGGGTCGTATTCGCTCGAAGACTCCTTGGCTGCCGGGGCCTTGGTTCATCGTCTACTGGAATTGGATTCGGCTGCGAATGCTGCAGCGAATGATGAAGCCACGGCGGCCTTGGCGCTGTGGAAGCAGTGGATGCACGACCCCGAGGCTTGCCTGCGAACGGCGACCCATGGGCAAAGGCTCATTCGCATCGGGAATCACGATGCAGATTTTCAGTGTTGCGCCGGCCTTGATCAGCTGAGCACGGTTCCCACCCAAGGCGAACCAGGAGTTCTCAAGGCTGCATAG
- a CDS encoding UbiD family decarboxylase gives MALFQSGPATRDLRGFLKLLEERGQLKRITAPVDPDLELAAIADRVLGQGGPALLFENVIGSSMPVAVNTLGTVERVVWSMGLERAEQLEDLGSRLALLQQPRPPKGLQETKQFARVFWDLVKAKPDRDLNPPCRQQVFRGDEVNLDAIPLIRPWPGDAGGVITLGLVITKDPETGVPNVGVYRLQRQSVNTMTVHWLSVRGGARHLRKAAAMGKKLEVAVAIGVHPLLVMAAATPIPVQLSEWLFAGIYAGEGVRLAPCKTIDLQVPSHSEVVLEGTITPGEVSPDGPFGDHMGFYGGVEDSPLVRFHCMTQRRDPVFLTTFSGRPPKEEAMLAIALNRIYTPILRQQIPEITDFFLPMEALSYKLAVISIDKAYPGQAKRAAMAFWSALPQFTYTKFVVVVDKHINVRDPRQVVWAIAAQVDPQRDLFTLENTPFDSLDFASEQLGLGGRLAIDATTKIGPEKNHEWGEPLSRPADLEQRVSERWSELGLDDLGDGEADPSLFGYALDRLIQGMKLGQ, from the coding sequence ATGGCTCTGTTCCAGTCCGGCCCGGCAACGCGTGATCTGAGGGGCTTCCTCAAATTGTTGGAAGAGCGTGGGCAGCTCAAGCGCATTACGGCGCCCGTCGATCCCGATCTGGAGTTGGCCGCGATTGCTGACAGGGTGCTGGGTCAGGGCGGACCGGCCCTGCTGTTCGAAAACGTGATCGGCTCCTCGATGCCAGTGGCCGTGAACACCCTCGGCACCGTGGAGCGGGTGGTGTGGAGCATGGGACTCGAACGCGCCGAGCAACTCGAGGACTTGGGTTCGCGACTGGCGTTGCTTCAACAGCCACGTCCCCCCAAGGGCCTGCAAGAAACCAAGCAATTTGCGCGGGTGTTCTGGGACCTGGTGAAAGCCAAACCCGATCGAGATCTCAACCCTCCCTGTCGTCAACAGGTGTTCCGTGGCGATGAGGTGAACCTTGATGCGATCCCTTTGATTCGCCCATGGCCAGGGGATGCCGGTGGCGTCATCACCCTTGGGCTGGTGATCACCAAAGATCCAGAGACGGGTGTGCCCAACGTGGGGGTGTACCGCCTGCAACGCCAGTCGGTGAACACCATGACGGTGCATTGGCTCAGTGTGCGCGGCGGTGCACGTCACCTCCGCAAGGCGGCTGCGATGGGTAAAAAATTAGAGGTTGCTGTCGCCATTGGCGTTCATCCCTTGCTGGTGATGGCGGCAGCAACCCCGATTCCTGTGCAACTCAGCGAATGGCTCTTCGCCGGGATTTACGCGGGGGAAGGCGTGCGCTTGGCACCGTGCAAAACCATCGATTTGCAAGTTCCCAGCCACAGCGAAGTGGTGCTGGAAGGAACGATCACCCCCGGGGAAGTCAGCCCTGATGGTCCGTTTGGCGACCACATGGGTTTTTACGGCGGCGTGGAGGACTCACCGCTCGTTCGGTTCCACTGCATGACGCAGCGACGCGATCCCGTGTTCCTCACCACCTTCAGCGGCCGTCCACCGAAGGAGGAGGCGATGCTGGCCATCGCCCTCAACCGGATTTATACGCCGATCCTGCGTCAGCAGATTCCAGAGATCACCGATTTCTTCCTTCCGATGGAAGCTCTCAGCTACAAGCTGGCGGTGATTTCAATTGACAAGGCCTATCCGGGCCAGGCGAAACGGGCCGCCATGGCCTTCTGGAGCGCCTTGCCCCAATTCACTTACACCAAGTTCGTGGTGGTGGTCGACAAGCACATCAACGTGCGGGACCCACGCCAAGTGGTGTGGGCCATCGCCGCCCAGGTGGATCCGCAGCGGGATTTATTCACCCTGGAAAACACCCCATTCGACAGTCTTGATTTCGCTAGCGAGCAGCTGGGGCTTGGCGGTCGCCTTGCCATTGATGCCACCACCAAAATCGGACCTGAGAAAAATCATGAATGGGGTGAACCCCTCAGCCGGCCAGCCGATCTTGAACAGCGGGTTTCAGAGCGGTGGTCTGAGCTGGGGCTCGACGATCTCGGCGATGGAGAAGCTGATCCGAGCCTGTTTGGCTACGCCCTTGATCGGCTCATCCAGGGCATGAAGCTGGGCCAATAG